The sequence below is a genomic window from Leptolyngbya sp. NIES-3755.
GAACACAGGAATGCTATCTCAATGGACGAATAATGCAAGAATTTGTGATTGTGGAATTGGTACGGCAGCACTCAGCCTGAGCCTGGTTCAAACCATTCACTCAACCCTTCAAATTACGGGTGTTAGGTGACAATACAACTGGCGAGCGAACGTCAGGGTATTGGCGAGTCATTCCTTTCTCCGGACGATCGCGTACTGCTTGACTCGACGAGTCAAGTGACGAGCAAGAAAAAGACACTCTATGGGAGTCCCATCGGTACATGGAGACTCGAAGAGTGTCTGGAAAAGTAAAAACATATCAAGTACAAGTGTATATGACCGCACGAGAAAAAGGCTTCACGCAAGTGGAAGCCGCAAGTCTGGCTGGCTTTTCTGCCCGCACCGGGCAGCGAATCGATGCAGGTGTGCATCAACCGAATCGGGGACGAGTGCGGGACTGGAGAAGCACTGAAGACCCATTAGCAGAGGTTTGGGAAACCGAACTCGAACCGATGCTAAAAGCTGCCCCACAACTGCAACCAAAGACGTTATTCGAGGAATTGCAGGAGCGCTATCCAGGTAAGTACGTGAAAGTACTTCGCACTCTGCAACGACGAGTCCGAGCGTGGAAAGCCTTGCACGGGGAAGCGAAAACGGTGATGTTCGAGCTACGGCATGAACCGGGGATGATGGGCTTATCCGACTTCACCGAACTTAAAGGCATCGAGATCACCATCGGAGGTCAGCCATTCGAGCATCTGCTGTATCATTATCGGCTTGCCTACAGCGGGTGGCAGTACGCTCAAATCATCCAGGGTGGGGAAAGCTTCATTGCCTTGTCCGAAGGATTGCAGAATGCGCTGTCTGCCTGTGGTGGAGTGCCAAAACAACATCGCACCGATAGTCTGAGTGCGGCGTACCGCAACATGGGCGGAGTCAGAAACAAGCCATTGACCCGATTGTATGATGACTTATGCAATCATTATCGAATGCAGCCCACGCGCAACAATACAGGGATTGCTCATGAAAATGGAGCAATTGAATCGCCGCATGGACACCTGAAAAATCGCATCAAGCAAGCGTTATTGTTACGTGGAAGTTGTGACTTTGACAGCATCGCAGAGTATCAAGCGTTAATCAATCGAGCGATTACTAAACTGAATGAGTTGCACACGGCGAAGATTGAAGAAGAGAAACAGTTCCTGCAACCATTACCGAAATATCGGGTTCCAGATTATGAAGTGCTGACTGCCACCGTGAGTTGCCGCAGTACGATTGATGTGCGCTGCGTGTTGTACACGGTTCCCGCTCGACTGATTGGACGACAACTCGAACTGCATCTCTATCACGACCGGATTGTCGGCTATCTCAATCGCCAACCAGTGGTCGAACTGTCGCGCATTCGCGTCACTGACAAAGCCAAACGCCGCACTCGCAGTATTAACTATCGTCATGTGGCAGACGGACTGCGCCGCAAGCCGAGAGCGTTTCTGTACTGCACCTGGCAACAGGAACTCTTACCAAATGATACCTGGCGCGATCTTTGGCAGCAATTGAAAACGCAATTTGACCTCGATAGTGCAGCGGTGCTAATCGTCGAAGCCTTGTACATTGCTGCCGTTCAAGATAAAGAAACTGCGGTTGCAACCTATTTGCAAGCTCAGCTTGCAACAGCCAGTTTGACGCTGGTGGGATTACGTCAGCGGTTTCAGCTACTGAGTGACCCCAATTTGCCCAGTCTCACGATTCCGCAACAAGACCTCACGAACTATGACCAACTCCTCAGAAGTCGAAGCACCCATCACACCGTACCAGAGCCTCAGTCTGCACCTCAAACGGCTGCATCTGTCACAGATGCTCGGTCATTGGGAAACACTCGAACAACAAGCGATGCAGGAAGGTTGGTCTTACGCTCAGTTTTTGCTGGCTCTGTGCGAGTTGGAGGCACAACGACGATGGAGCGTTCG
It includes:
- a CDS encoding putative transposase (similar to AA sequence:cyanobase_aa:LBDG_56950) codes for the protein METRRVSGKVKTYQVQVYMTAREKGFTQVEAASLAGFSARTGQRIDAGVHQPNRGRVRDWRSTEDPLAEVWETELEPMLKAAPQLQPKTLFEELQERYPGKYVKVLRTLQRRVRAWKALHGEAKTVMFELRHEPGMMGLSDFTELKGIEITIGGQPFEHLLYHYRLAYSGWQYAQIIQGGESFIALSEGLQNALSACGGVPKQHRTDSLSAAYRNMGGVRNKPLTRLYDDLCNHYRMQPTRNNTGIAHENGAIESPHGHLKNRIKQALLLRGSCDFDSIAEYQALINRAITKLNELHTAKIEEEKQFLQPLPKYRVPDYEVLTATVSCRSTIDVRCVLYTVPARLIGRQLELHLYHDRIVGYLNRQPVVELSRIRVTDKAKRRTRSINYRHVADGLRRKPRAFLYCTWQQELLPNDTWRDLWQQLKTQFDLDSAAVLIVEALYIAAVQDKETAVATYLQAQLATASLTLVGLRQRFQLLSDPNLPSLTIPQQDLTNYDQLLRSRSTHHTVPEPQSAPQTAASVTDARSLGNTRTTSDAGRLVLRSVFAGSVRVGGTTTMERSDSTRPHRSPASKRKNGFQL